A single window of Streptomyces griseoviridis DNA harbors:
- a CDS encoding sugar ABC transporter permease, which yields MSTTTVETSAATTGPGTPAAPPRRTRRRGENTPLGSLVSHGVLTVASLIALFPIAWLVFLSLGPDKDDYLHPGGIWRKMTFANYSFVLQHTEFFDWLKSSLIVSLGTTVIGVLIAATTGYAVSRMRFPGYRKFMWVLLVTQMFPVAVLMVPMYQILSDLQLVDSYLGLVLVYCTTAVPYCAWLLKGYFDTIPFEIDEAGRVDGLSPFGTFARLILPLARPGLAVAAFYSFLTAFGEVAFASTFMLSDTKYTFAVGLQTFVSEHDAQRNLMAATAVLIAIPVSAFFYLVQKNLVTGLTAGGTKG from the coding sequence ATGAGTACGACCACCGTCGAGACCTCCGCCGCGACGACCGGGCCTGGCACCCCCGCCGCCCCGCCGCGCCGGACCCGCAGGCGCGGCGAGAACACCCCGCTGGGCAGCCTCGTCTCCCATGGCGTCCTGACCGTCGCGAGCCTGATCGCGCTCTTCCCGATCGCCTGGCTCGTCTTCCTCTCGCTCGGCCCCGACAAGGACGACTACCTCCACCCGGGCGGCATCTGGCGGAAGATGACGTTCGCCAACTACTCGTTCGTGCTTCAGCACACCGAGTTCTTCGACTGGCTGAAGAGTTCGCTGATCGTCTCGCTCGGCACCACCGTCATCGGGGTGCTGATCGCCGCGACCACCGGCTACGCCGTCTCCCGCATGCGCTTCCCCGGCTACCGGAAGTTCATGTGGGTCCTGCTGGTCACCCAGATGTTCCCGGTGGCCGTCCTGATGGTGCCGATGTACCAGATCCTCTCGGACCTCCAGCTCGTCGACAGCTACCTCGGCCTCGTCCTCGTCTACTGCACCACCGCGGTGCCGTACTGCGCGTGGCTGCTCAAGGGGTACTTCGACACCATCCCGTTCGAGATCGACGAGGCCGGACGCGTCGACGGACTCTCGCCGTTCGGCACCTTCGCCCGGCTGATCCTGCCGCTCGCCAGGCCGGGACTCGCGGTCGCCGCGTTCTACAGCTTCCTCACCGCCTTCGGCGAGGTCGCCTTCGCCTCGACGTTCATGCTCTCCGACACCAAGTACACCTTCGCCGTCGGACTGCAGACCTTCGTCAGCGAACACGACGCGCAGCGCAACCTGATGGCGGCCACCGCGGTGCTGATCGCGATACCCGTCTCCGCGTTCTTCTACCTCGTGCAGAAGAACCTGGTGACCGGCCTCACCGCGGGCGGCACGAAGGGCTGA
- a CDS encoding alpha-amylase — protein sequence MARTRALAGALALAAAAAVMAPGTAQATPPGTKDVTAVLFEWNFASVARECTTTLGPAGYGYVQVSPPAEHIQGAQWWTSYQPVSYKIAGRLGDRAAFQNMVSTCHAAGVKVVADTVINHMSAGSGTGTGGSSYTKYNYPGLYSSYDFDDCTAQISNYGDRWNVQHCELVGLADLDTGEEYVRKTIAGYLNDLLSLGVDGFRVDAAKHIDTADLANIKSRLTNPSAYWKQEVIYGAGEAVQPTEYTRNGDVQEFRYAYDLKRVFTSEKLAYLKNYGEGWGYLSNSVAGVFVDNHDTERNGSTLSYKDGANYTLANVFMLAYPYGAPDINSGYEWSDADAGPPNGGAVSACWQNGWKCQHAWPEIKSMVAFRNATRGQGLTDWWDNGGNAIAFGRGGKGFVAVNHESGSLSRTYQTSLAAGTYCNVQNNTTVTVNSAGQFTATLGGNTALAVYAGRSSC from the coding sequence ATGGCCAGAACCAGAGCACTTGCGGGCGCCCTCGCCCTCGCCGCGGCCGCCGCCGTGATGGCCCCGGGCACCGCCCAGGCGACCCCGCCCGGCACCAAGGACGTCACCGCCGTCCTCTTCGAGTGGAACTTCGCCTCGGTCGCCAGGGAGTGCACCACCACCCTCGGCCCGGCCGGCTACGGGTACGTCCAGGTCTCGCCGCCCGCCGAGCACATACAGGGCGCGCAGTGGTGGACGTCGTACCAGCCGGTGTCGTACAAGATCGCCGGGCGGCTCGGGGACCGGGCCGCCTTCCAGAACATGGTCAGCACCTGCCACGCGGCCGGTGTGAAGGTCGTCGCCGACACCGTCATCAACCACATGTCGGCGGGCAGCGGCACCGGCACCGGCGGCTCCTCGTACACCAAGTACAACTACCCCGGCCTGTACTCCTCGTACGACTTCGACGACTGCACCGCGCAGATCAGCAACTACGGCGACCGCTGGAACGTCCAGCACTGCGAACTCGTCGGTCTCGCCGACCTCGACACCGGCGAGGAGTACGTCCGCAAGACGATCGCCGGGTACCTGAACGACCTGCTCTCGCTCGGCGTCGACGGGTTCCGCGTCGACGCGGCCAAGCACATCGACACCGCCGACCTCGCCAACATCAAGTCCCGGCTGACCAATCCGTCCGCGTACTGGAAGCAGGAGGTCATCTACGGCGCGGGCGAGGCCGTCCAGCCCACCGAGTACACCCGCAACGGCGACGTCCAGGAGTTCCGGTACGCCTACGACCTCAAGCGGGTCTTCACCTCCGAGAAGCTCGCCTACCTGAAGAACTACGGTGAGGGCTGGGGCTATCTGAGCAACTCGGTCGCCGGTGTCTTCGTCGACAACCACGACACCGAGCGCAACGGCAGCACCCTCAGCTACAAGGACGGCGCGAACTACACGCTGGCCAACGTGTTCATGCTCGCCTACCCCTACGGCGCCCCGGACATCAACTCCGGCTACGAGTGGTCGGACGCGGACGCCGGGCCGCCCAACGGGGGTGCGGTGAGCGCCTGCTGGCAGAACGGCTGGAAGTGCCAGCACGCCTGGCCCGAGATCAAGTCCATGGTCGCCTTCCGCAACGCCACCCGCGGCCAGGGGCTGACGGACTGGTGGGACAACGGCGGCAACGCGATCGCCTTCGGCCGGGGCGGCAAGGGCTTCGTGGCCGTCAACCACGAGTCGGGCTCGCTGAGCCGCACCTACCAGACGTCGCTGGCCGCGGGCACCTACTGCAACGTGCAGAACAACACGACGGTGACGGTGAACTCCGCCGGGCAGTTCACCGCCACCCTGGGCGGCAACACGGCGCTGGCGGTCTACGCCGGCCGGTCGAGCTGCTGA
- the pulA gene encoding pullulanase-type alpha-1,6-glucosidase, whose amino-acid sequence MRPRWPARWTRRTAHPGRVAAVTAAALTAALVQPIAAQAATVPAPPSDARLAAEPARHDATREQFYFVMPDRFANGSTANDKGGLTGSRLSTGYDPTDKGFYQGGDLKGLTDRLGYIKGLGTTAIWLAPIFKNRPVQGADAGQPSAGYHGYWITDFTQVDPHFGTNADLETLISKAHRQGMKVYFDVITNHTADVVDYREKSYDYLSKGAFPYLTKDGEPFDDADYAKGDRGFPAVDAGSFPRTPTATSGAKVPSWLNDPTMYHNRGDSTYAGESTTYGDFSGLDDLWTERPEVVTGMEKIYQRWVRDFDIDGFRIDTVKHVDMDFWTQWATALDAYAARQGRDDFFMFGEVYSADTSVTSPYVTQGRLDATLDFPFQDAARAYASQGGSAQRLAAVFADDYKYTTDKANAYEQVTFLGNHDMGRIGAFLKQDNPKAGDAELLAKDRLANEVMFLSRGNPVVYYGDEQGFTGAGGDKDARQTMFASKVADYLDDDEIGTDRTHADDAYDTGAPLYRQIRALAALRKAEPALSDGVQTERYAADGAGVYAFSRTDARTGTEYVVALNNAEGARSATFATGSAGMTFRGIHGTSATVTSGADRKVTVTVPAGRAIVLKAAGPLAKPAAKPSITLTPPAAGATGTVEVSADVPGGGLDRVVFAAQTGTGKWRVLGSADHAPYRVTDTVGADVPAGTALRYKAVVIDRSGRTASATATSSTGTPPVEAPPTVSTRDYAIVHYKRADGDYADWGLYAWGDLADGESTTWPASHPFTGRDAYGAFAYVKVKPGASNVGFLVIDKNGDKDVASDRAIDLTETGEVWIEQGDPEVRAERPAYPPQDTAKAVLHYHRADGNYDGWGLHVWTGAAAPTDWSKPLAPARTDAYGAVYEVPLTDGATSLSYILHKGDEKDLPTDQSLDITADGHEVWLLGGRQKYLLPQPVGSAAALDLTTSKAVWIDRDTVVWNGAEGAVSTQLLASSGGSITVRDGALTSDDERWLRLTRTTLSAAQKTRFPHLEDLTAWSVDPRDRGRVRQALRGQLVASQRAANGAVLAATGVQTAGVLDDLYDASKARLGPVFHHGRPTLSVWAPTARKVALDVAGTTVPMRRDDATGVWSVTGPASWKGKEYRYAVTVWAPTVRRTVTNKVTDPYAVALTADSARALVVDLADKALAPAGWSTYTKPKAVPMRDAQIQELHVRDFSVADPTVPARDRGTYRAFTDRDGDGAKHLRRLAAAGTSYVHLLPVFDFATVPETRSDQASPACDLAALPADSDRQQACVAQSAAKDAYNWGYDPYHYTVPEGSYATDPNGTARTVQFREMVKSLNQDGLRVVMDVVYNHTSAAGQGDTSVLDRIVPGYYQRLLADGSVATSTCCANTAPENTMMGKLVVDSIVTWARQYKVDGFRFDLMGHHPKANILAVRKALDALTPAKDGVDGKKIILYGEGWNFGEVADDARFTQATQKNMAGTGIATFSDRARDAVRGGSPFDDDPGVQGFASGLYTDPNSSTANGSRAEQKARLLHYQDLIKVGLTGNLAGYRFTDTDGKEVTGAQVDYNGAPAGYADAPGDALAYADAHDNESLFDTLTYKLPLGTGASDRARAQVLAMATAALSQGPALSQAGTDLLRSKSLDRNSYDSGDWFNAIHWNCSAGNGFGRGLPPAADNAPKWPYATPLLTSVRVGCPEITGASAAYRDLERIRTTEPAFALSTAAQVQNALTFPLSGKDETPGVITMRLGDLVVVFNAAPTARDQRIAALAGTGYRLHPVQATGADPVVKRSSYTRASGTFAVPGRTVAIFSRTS is encoded by the coding sequence GTGAGACCGAGATGGCCGGCGCGCTGGACGCGCCGCACCGCGCACCCCGGACGGGTCGCGGCCGTCACCGCGGCCGCGCTGACCGCGGCCCTCGTCCAGCCGATCGCCGCCCAGGCGGCCACCGTGCCCGCGCCCCCTTCGGACGCCAGGCTCGCCGCCGAGCCGGCCCGCCACGACGCCACCCGCGAGCAGTTCTACTTCGTGATGCCGGACCGCTTCGCCAACGGCAGCACCGCCAACGACAAGGGCGGCCTCACGGGTTCCCGGCTGAGCACCGGCTACGACCCCACCGACAAGGGCTTCTACCAGGGCGGCGACCTCAAGGGCCTGACCGACAGGCTCGGTTACATCAAGGGCCTGGGCACCACCGCCATCTGGCTCGCCCCGATCTTCAAGAACCGTCCCGTGCAGGGCGCCGACGCCGGGCAGCCGTCGGCGGGCTACCACGGCTACTGGATCACCGACTTCACCCAGGTCGACCCGCACTTCGGCACCAACGCGGACCTCGAGACGCTGATCTCCAAGGCCCACCGCCAGGGCATGAAGGTCTACTTCGACGTCATCACCAACCACACCGCCGACGTCGTCGACTACCGGGAGAAGTCCTACGACTACCTCTCCAAGGGCGCCTTCCCGTATCTGACCAAGGACGGCGAGCCGTTCGACGACGCCGACTACGCCAAGGGCGACCGCGGCTTCCCGGCCGTCGACGCGGGCTCCTTCCCGCGCACCCCGACCGCCACGAGCGGCGCCAAGGTGCCGTCCTGGCTCAACGACCCGACGATGTACCACAACCGGGGCGACTCGACCTACGCCGGCGAGTCCACCACCTACGGCGACTTCTCCGGGCTCGACGACCTGTGGACCGAGCGTCCCGAGGTGGTCACCGGGATGGAGAAGATCTACCAGCGCTGGGTGCGGGACTTCGACATCGACGGCTTCCGCATCGACACGGTCAAACACGTCGACATGGACTTCTGGACCCAGTGGGCCACCGCCCTCGACGCCTACGCCGCCCGCCAGGGCCGCGACGACTTCTTCATGTTCGGCGAGGTCTACTCCGCCGACACCTCCGTGACCTCGCCCTACGTCACCCAGGGCCGCCTCGACGCCACCCTCGACTTCCCGTTCCAGGACGCGGCCCGCGCCTACGCCTCCCAGGGCGGGAGCGCCCAGCGGCTCGCGGCCGTCTTCGCCGACGACTACAAGTACACGACCGACAAGGCCAACGCCTACGAGCAGGTCACCTTCCTCGGCAACCACGACATGGGCCGCATCGGCGCGTTCCTGAAGCAGGACAACCCGAAGGCCGGCGACGCCGAACTCCTCGCCAAGGACCGGCTCGCCAACGAGGTGATGTTCCTCAGCCGCGGCAACCCGGTCGTCTACTACGGCGACGAACAGGGCTTCACCGGCGCGGGCGGCGACAAGGACGCCCGCCAGACGATGTTCGCCTCCAAGGTCGCCGACTACCTCGACGACGACGAGATCGGCACCGACCGCACCCACGCCGACGACGCCTACGACACCGGCGCGCCGCTCTACCGCCAGATCCGCGCACTCGCCGCGCTCCGCAAGGCCGAACCCGCGCTCAGCGACGGCGTCCAGACCGAGCGGTACGCGGCCGACGGCGCGGGCGTGTACGCCTTCTCCCGCACCGACGCGCGCACCGGCACCGAGTACGTCGTCGCCCTCAACAACGCCGAGGGCGCCCGCTCCGCGACCTTCGCCACCGGCTCGGCGGGCATGACGTTCCGCGGGATCCACGGCACGTCGGCCACCGTGACGTCAGGCGCCGACCGGAAGGTCACCGTCACCGTCCCGGCCGGCCGGGCGATCGTCCTCAAGGCGGCGGGCCCGCTCGCGAAGCCCGCGGCCAAGCCGTCGATCACCCTCACGCCCCCCGCGGCCGGCGCCACCGGCACCGTCGAGGTGAGCGCCGACGTCCCCGGCGGCGGCCTCGACCGGGTGGTGTTCGCCGCCCAGACCGGCACCGGGAAGTGGCGGGTCCTCGGCTCGGCCGACCACGCCCCCTACCGCGTCACCGACACCGTCGGCGCCGACGTCCCGGCCGGAACGGCCCTGCGCTACAAGGCCGTTGTCATCGACCGGTCCGGCCGCACGGCGAGCGCCACCGCCACGAGCAGCACCGGCACCCCGCCCGTCGAGGCGCCGCCCACCGTCTCCACCCGCGACTACGCGATCGTCCACTACAAGCGCGCCGACGGCGACTACGCCGACTGGGGCCTGTACGCCTGGGGCGACCTCGCCGACGGCGAGTCCACCACCTGGCCCGCGAGCCACCCCTTCACCGGCCGGGACGCCTACGGCGCCTTCGCCTACGTCAAGGTGAAGCCCGGCGCCTCGAACGTCGGGTTCCTCGTCATCGACAAGAACGGCGACAAGGACGTCGCCTCCGACCGCGCCATCGACCTGACGGAGACCGGCGAGGTCTGGATCGAGCAGGGCGACCCCGAGGTGCGCGCCGAACGGCCCGCCTACCCGCCGCAGGACACCGCCAAGGCCGTCCTGCACTACCACCGCGCCGACGGGAACTACGACGGCTGGGGCCTGCACGTGTGGACCGGCGCCGCCGCCCCCACCGACTGGTCGAAGCCGCTCGCCCCGGCGCGCACCGACGCCTACGGCGCGGTCTACGAGGTGCCGCTCACCGACGGCGCCACCAGCCTCAGCTACATCCTGCACAAGGGCGACGAGAAGGACCTGCCCACCGACCAGTCCCTCGACATCACCGCCGACGGCCACGAGGTGTGGCTGCTCGGCGGCCGGCAGAAGTACCTGCTGCCGCAGCCCGTCGGATCGGCCGCCGCCCTCGACCTGACCACCTCCAAGGCGGTCTGGATCGACCGCGACACCGTCGTCTGGAACGGCGCGGAGGGCGCCGTCTCCACCCAGCTCCTCGCCTCCTCCGGCGGCTCGATCACCGTCCGCGACGGCGCCCTGACCAGCGACGACGAACGCTGGCTGCGGCTGACGAGAACCACCCTCAGCGCCGCCCAGAAGACCCGGTTCCCGCATCTGGAGGACCTCACCGCCTGGTCCGTCGACCCGCGCGACCGGGGCCGGGTGCGCCAGGCGCTGCGCGGACAGCTCGTCGCCTCGCAGCGCGCCGCGAACGGCGCGGTCCTCGCCGCCACCGGCGTCCAGACCGCCGGTGTCCTCGACGACCTCTACGACGCGTCGAAGGCCCGCCTCGGGCCGGTCTTCCACCACGGCAGGCCGACCCTGTCGGTGTGGGCGCCGACCGCGCGGAAGGTCGCCCTCGACGTGGCCGGCACCACCGTCCCGATGCGCCGCGACGACGCCACCGGCGTCTGGTCCGTCACCGGGCCCGCGTCCTGGAAGGGCAAGGAGTACCGGTACGCCGTCACGGTCTGGGCGCCCACCGTCCGCAGGACCGTCACCAACAAGGTCACCGACCCCTACGCGGTCGCCCTGACCGCCGACTCCGCCCGCGCTCTCGTCGTCGACCTGGCCGACAAGGCGCTCGCCCCGGCCGGCTGGTCGACGTACACCAAGCCGAAGGCCGTCCCGATGAGGGACGCGCAGATCCAGGAACTGCACGTACGGGACTTCTCGGTGGCCGACCCGACCGTGCCCGCCCGGGACCGCGGCACCTACCGCGCCTTCACCGACCGCGACGGCGACGGGGCCAAGCACCTGCGCCGACTGGCCGCCGCCGGAACCTCGTACGTGCACCTGCTGCCCGTCTTCGACTTCGCCACCGTCCCCGAGACCAGGTCGGACCAGGCGAGCCCCGCCTGCGACCTCGCCGCCCTCCCCGCCGACTCCGACCGCCAGCAGGCGTGCGTGGCCCAGAGCGCCGCGAAGGACGCCTACAACTGGGGCTACGACCCCTACCACTACACGGTCCCCGAGGGCTCCTACGCCACCGACCCGAACGGCACCGCCCGCACCGTCCAGTTCCGCGAGATGGTCAAGTCCCTGAACCAGGACGGGCTGCGGGTCGTCATGGACGTCGTCTACAACCACACCTCCGCCGCCGGACAGGGCGACACCAGCGTCCTCGACCGCATCGTGCCCGGCTACTACCAGCGCCTCCTCGCCGACGGGTCGGTCGCCACCAGCACCTGCTGCGCGAACACCGCCCCCGAGAACACCATGATGGGCAAGCTGGTCGTCGACTCGATCGTCACCTGGGCCAGGCAGTACAAGGTCGACGGATTCCGCTTCGACCTCATGGGCCACCACCCCAAGGCCAACATCCTCGCCGTCCGCAAGGCCCTCGACGCCCTGACCCCGGCCAAGGACGGCGTCGACGGCAAGAAGATCATCCTGTACGGCGAGGGCTGGAACTTCGGCGAGGTCGCCGACGACGCCCGCTTCACGCAGGCCACCCAGAAGAACATGGCCGGCACCGGCATCGCGACCTTCTCCGACCGGGCCCGCGACGCGGTGCGCGGCGGCAGCCCCTTCGACGACGACCCGGGCGTCCAGGGCTTCGCCTCCGGCCTCTACACCGACCCCAACTCCTCGACCGCGAACGGCAGCAGGGCCGAACAGAAGGCCCGCCTGCTGCACTACCAGGACCTGATCAAGGTCGGCCTCACCGGCAACCTCGCCGGATACAGGTTCACCGACACCGACGGCAAGGAGGTCACCGGCGCCCAGGTCGACTACAACGGCGCGCCCGCCGGCTACGCCGACGCCCCGGGCGACGCCCTCGCCTACGCCGACGCCCACGACAACGAGTCGCTGTTCGACACCCTCACCTACAAACTGCCCCTGGGCACCGGCGCCTCCGACCGGGCCAGGGCGCAGGTCCTCGCGATGGCCACCGCCGCCCTCTCCCAGGGCCCCGCACTCTCCCAGGCGGGCACCGACCTGCTGCGCTCCAAGTCCCTCGACCGCAACTCCTACGACAGCGGCGACTGGTTCAACGCGATCCACTGGAACTGCTC
- a CDS encoding carbohydrate-binding module family 20 domain-containing protein encodes MPVSTAFTYKYPKKDASGNVTWESGTNRAYTTGGSSGYTVSDTWK; translated from the coding sequence GTGCCGGTCAGCACGGCCTTCACCTACAAGTACCCCAAGAAGGACGCGTCGGGGAACGTCACCTGGGAGTCCGGCACGAACCGCGCGTACACGACGGGCGGTTCGTCCGGCTACACCGTCAGCGACACCTGGAAGTAG
- a CDS encoding glycoside hydrolase family 13 protein — protein sequence MSQHAADPAPHPTVATVAGRRDWWRDAVIYQVYPRSFADGDGDGMGDLAGIRSRLPYLRDLGVDAVWLSPFYASPQADAGYDVADYRAVDPMFGTLLDADALIRDAHTLGLRIIVDLVPNHSSDQYEWFKRALAEGPGSPLRDRYHFRPGRGDNGELPPNDWESVFGGPAWTRVEDGEWYLHLFAPEQPDFNWEHPAVGDEFRSILRFWLDIGVDGFRIDVAHGLVKAEGLPDLGSHDQLKLLGNDVTPFFDQDGVHAIYRQWRRILDEYSGERVFVAEAWTPTVERTANYVRPDELHQAFNFQYLTTEWDAEQLRSVVDRTLEAMRPVGAPATWVLSNHDVTRHATRFANPPGLGTQIRTAGDRGLGLRRARAATLLMLALPGSAYVYQGEELGLPDVVDLPDEVRQDPAYFRGAGQDGFRDGCRVPIPWTREGTSYGFGAGGSWLPQPSSWGELSVEAQTGVPGSTLELYRAALAVRRAQPDLGAGDAVEWLRAPEGVLSFRRGEFVCVANTGTEPVTVPVRGRVLLASGEIAETDGEAKVPADTTLWWTTATD from the coding sequence ATGAGCCAGCACGCAGCCGACCCGGCCCCCCACCCCACCGTCGCCACCGTCGCGGGGCGCCGCGACTGGTGGCGGGACGCGGTGATCTACCAGGTCTATCCGCGCAGCTTCGCCGACGGCGACGGCGACGGCATGGGCGACCTGGCGGGCATCCGCTCCCGACTTCCCTACCTGCGCGACCTGGGCGTGGACGCCGTCTGGCTGAGCCCCTTCTACGCCTCCCCGCAGGCCGACGCCGGCTACGACGTCGCCGACTACCGCGCCGTCGACCCAATGTTCGGCACCCTGCTGGACGCCGACGCGCTGATCCGCGACGCCCACACGCTGGGGCTGCGGATCATCGTCGACCTCGTCCCCAACCACTCCTCCGACCAGTACGAGTGGTTCAAGCGGGCGCTCGCCGAAGGGCCCGGCTCCCCGCTGCGGGACCGCTACCACTTCCGCCCCGGACGCGGCGACAACGGCGAACTCCCGCCCAACGACTGGGAGTCCGTCTTCGGCGGCCCGGCCTGGACCCGGGTCGAGGACGGCGAGTGGTACCTCCACCTCTTCGCCCCAGAACAGCCCGACTTCAACTGGGAACACCCCGCCGTCGGCGACGAGTTCCGCTCCATCCTGCGGTTCTGGCTCGACATCGGCGTGGACGGCTTCCGCATCGACGTCGCCCACGGCCTGGTCAAGGCCGAGGGGCTGCCCGACCTCGGCTCGCACGACCAGCTCAAGCTGCTGGGCAACGATGTCACCCCGTTCTTCGACCAGGACGGCGTCCACGCGATCTACCGCCAGTGGCGCAGGATCCTCGACGAGTACTCGGGCGAGCGCGTCTTCGTCGCCGAGGCGTGGACGCCGACCGTCGAGCGCACCGCGAACTACGTCCGCCCCGACGAACTCCACCAGGCGTTCAACTTCCAGTACCTGACCACCGAATGGGACGCCGAGCAGCTGCGCTCGGTGGTCGACCGCACCCTGGAGGCGATGCGCCCGGTCGGCGCCCCCGCCACCTGGGTGCTCTCCAACCACGACGTCACCCGGCACGCCACCCGGTTCGCCAACCCGCCGGGCCTCGGCACCCAGATCCGCACCGCGGGCGACCGCGGACTCGGCCTGCGCCGGGCCCGCGCCGCCACCCTGCTGATGCTGGCGCTGCCCGGCTCCGCCTACGTCTACCAGGGCGAGGAGCTAGGCCTCCCGGACGTCGTCGACCTGCCCGACGAGGTCCGCCAGGACCCCGCCTACTTCCGGGGCGCGGGCCAGGACGGCTTCCGCGACGGCTGCCGGGTGCCGATCCCCTGGACCCGCGAGGGCACCTCCTACGGCTTCGGCGCGGGCGGCAGCTGGCTGCCGCAGCCGTCGTCGTGGGGCGAGCTGAGCGTCGAGGCGCAGACCGGGGTGCCCGGCTCCACGCTGGAGCTGTACCGCGCCGCGCTCGCCGTCCGGCGGGCCCAGCCCGACCTGGGCGCGGGTGACGCGGTGGAGTGGCTGCGCGCCCCCGAGGGCGTACTCTCCTTCCGCCGCGGGGAGTTCGTGTGTGTCGCCAACACCGGCACCGAACCCGTGACCGTCCCGGTGCGCGGGCGGGTGCTGCTGGCCAGCGGCGAGATCGCCGAGACGGACGGCGAGGCGAAGGTGCCCGCCGACACCACGCTCTGGTGGACCACGGCCACCGACTGA
- a CDS encoding carbohydrate ABC transporter permease: MTVAIDRATGKRHGDRAPRPGLGHRLRRGYQKHWYAYAMITPVAVVLGVLVLYPLLYGLYLTLTDANSLNTARTIGVNHIDATYKFIGLDNYKDILFGATAYDRFWSHFIWTIAWTAICVALHYTIGLGLALLLNQKLRGRTVYRLVLILPWAVPTFVTVFGWRFMLADGGVLNSVLHALHLPSPNWLEDTFWQRFAAIMVNTWCGVPFMMVSLLGGLQSIDASLYEAAEMDGATAWQRFRHVTVPGLRPVGSTVVLLGIIWTFNQFAVIFLLFGNTAPDAQILVTWAYYLGFGQQPRDFAQSAAYGILLLAILIVFTSFYRRWLNRNDQQLAI, from the coding sequence ATGACAGTCGCCATCGACCGCGCGACCGGCAAGCGCCACGGTGACCGCGCGCCCCGGCCCGGCCTTGGCCATCGCCTCAGGCGCGGCTACCAGAAGCACTGGTACGCCTACGCGATGATCACGCCGGTGGCCGTCGTGCTCGGCGTCCTCGTGCTCTACCCCCTGCTGTACGGCCTCTATCTCACCCTCACCGACGCCAACAGCCTGAACACGGCCCGCACCATCGGCGTCAACCACATCGACGCCACCTACAAGTTCATCGGGCTCGACAACTACAAGGACATCCTGTTCGGCGCGACGGCGTACGACCGCTTCTGGTCGCACTTCATCTGGACGATCGCCTGGACCGCCATCTGTGTCGCCCTGCACTACACCATCGGGCTCGGCCTCGCCCTGCTGCTCAACCAGAAGCTGCGCGGACGCACCGTCTACCGGCTGGTCCTGATCCTGCCGTGGGCCGTGCCGACCTTCGTCACCGTCTTCGGCTGGCGCTTCATGCTCGCCGACGGGGGCGTCCTCAACTCGGTCCTGCACGCCCTGCACCTGCCCTCGCCCAACTGGCTGGAGGACACCTTCTGGCAGCGGTTCGCCGCCATCATGGTCAACACCTGGTGCGGGGTGCCGTTCATGATGGTCTCCCTGCTCGGCGGCCTCCAGTCCATCGACGCCTCCCTCTACGAGGCCGCCGAGATGGACGGCGCCACTGCCTGGCAGCGCTTCCGCCATGTCACCGTGCCCGGCCTGCGCCCGGTCGGTTCCACCGTCGTCCTGCTGGGCATCATCTGGACGTTCAACCAGTTCGCCGTGATCTTCCTGCTGTTCGGCAACACCGCGCCCGACGCGCAGATCCTGGTCACCTGGGCCTACTACCTCGGCTTCGGGCAGCAGCCGCGCGACTTCGCGCAGTCCGCCGCCTACGGCATCCTGCTGCTGGCCATCCTGATCGTCTTCACCTCCTTCTACCGCCGCTGGCTCAACCGCAACGACCAGCAGCTCGCGATCTGA